From one Streptomyces sp. CA-210063 genomic stretch:
- a CDS encoding glycoside hydrolase family 78 protein, with translation MTTAAAGASLPLAAAPNAVAASAAASGGHGSVPADLQVNSRVAPLGTETAPAFSWLPPVARQTAYEIQVGTGPGKADVWRSGRVAGSHSTEVPYGGGALRPEQAYFWRVRSWDEQGALGPWSEPATWETGLLRGEKDWSGARWIGGREAQDHDWKDLAATVVFRGGSDAAGGLSLLLRAEPIGKTWGEGLNWTIRQSGDDMQLVMKTSHYAGNTWVDDGTSEPDWGVNHYDPQSETNPTTAGTRSVPVGTVTLPASTGLTKDTWATRDHTVQVAAHGLTVTTTVNGVEVDSRTLTGDQIRRHGSFGFGGGTSATVRSVKVTGTGARDFSVDLTTGANPFEAGIGTLAGLTFPPKNPYIPAKNAVLPIANPAPVLRRAFTLPRGRRIARARLHLSAAGNVTFTVNGDPITVDGRRANRGRTNVPRLLTDQSTYDRTVLYDTFDVTPLLAAGRENVLAAELGRGWYGVTTPQEWYWQLAPYVGRPRLRAKLVVTHTDGSTTTLVTDQDWVGADGPTTFDSVYSGEKYDARRADQLGEWRSPGYRTGRDWRAATVLIPPGSCSGPSPKYHGALPATTIPDGFKPAVLRAHEAEPVLVSQTLRPVSITETAPGSGIWVLDYGQILTGLVGLTLTGIRPDKEGLTLRLRGGNRISGGDGTAASPLSVEEENFQHDANLQTHYYTLGRRPTQTWEQQFSHFGFRYLEVMNLEAVLGRAPDLKRDADLLTVGVARTGFARTGTFTTDNALLNRLQRNLEWAEQNNLVQKPTDTPSREKNGWTGDAMASSESESLTWDVNAVFTNWLRHFPDNQISTGQLPMVVPLGKGGFGYDHTPGWNAAWKAVPAWDSAYFVMPRELYTYYGNSSLFAELYDHQDTLLKYYETLFTPENDYKFEASLGAYSGAESPGSNAVISLAFYIHFCDYMDEVGRALGRTGRAAHYAKLARTLRKAFIANYWDASKGCFIQGSVSSENAMAIAFDLVPGSDLKPDDPRHLAGTKTVEENKEALAKLLADRMVAADQHIQNDMYGSRYEFNILSEYGYTDVALKAVTQTGQPGYVHQIAKGATSLWEQWTDRLSVNHHYRSNVATWFYQSLAGIKPTSTAYETLRIRPYIPAAAVNSRVPKDTQDTDLSPATLDHVSASIDTVRGTVSSEWRRRPDGRIDLAVTLPYNTDAEIWVPTQDKPVTAPRGVTFVRDDTSGGAAYKVYRARAGRYRFNAA, from the coding sequence ATGACGACCGCGGCAGCCGGGGCCTCTCTCCCGCTCGCCGCCGCGCCCAACGCCGTGGCGGCGAGCGCGGCGGCATCGGGCGGGCACGGCTCCGTACCCGCGGATCTGCAGGTCAACTCGCGGGTCGCACCGCTGGGCACGGAGACCGCGCCGGCGTTCAGCTGGCTGCCCCCCGTGGCCAGGCAGACCGCGTACGAGATCCAGGTCGGCACCGGCCCCGGCAAGGCCGACGTCTGGCGCAGCGGCAGGGTGGCAGGCTCCCACAGCACTGAAGTCCCGTACGGGGGCGGCGCGTTGCGGCCGGAGCAGGCGTACTTCTGGCGGGTGCGGAGCTGGGACGAACAGGGCGCCCTCGGGCCCTGGAGCGAGCCCGCGACGTGGGAGACCGGCCTGCTGAGGGGCGAGAAGGACTGGTCGGGCGCGCGGTGGATCGGCGGCCGTGAGGCGCAGGACCACGACTGGAAGGACCTGGCCGCGACCGTCGTCTTCCGTGGCGGTTCGGACGCCGCCGGCGGGCTGTCCCTGCTGCTGCGCGCCGAGCCCATCGGCAAGACCTGGGGCGAGGGTCTCAACTGGACCATTCGGCAGAGCGGCGACGACATGCAGCTGGTCATGAAGACCAGCCACTACGCCGGCAACACCTGGGTGGACGACGGCACTTCCGAGCCCGACTGGGGCGTCAACCACTACGACCCGCAGAGTGAGACCAACCCCACCACCGCGGGCACCCGAAGCGTCCCGGTCGGCACGGTCACGCTTCCCGCCTCCACCGGGCTGACCAAGGACACCTGGGCCACCCGCGACCACACCGTGCAGGTGGCGGCCCATGGGCTCACCGTGACCACGACCGTCAACGGCGTCGAGGTCGACAGCCGTACGCTCACCGGCGATCAGATCCGCCGCCACGGCAGCTTCGGCTTCGGCGGCGGCACCTCCGCCACCGTCCGCAGTGTCAAGGTGACCGGCACCGGCGCCCGCGACTTCTCCGTCGACCTGACGACCGGCGCCAACCCGTTCGAGGCCGGTATCGGCACCCTCGCCGGCCTGACCTTCCCGCCCAAGAACCCGTACATCCCCGCCAAGAACGCCGTACTGCCCATCGCCAACCCGGCCCCGGTGCTGCGCCGCGCGTTCACCCTCCCCCGAGGCCGCCGCATCGCCAGGGCCCGCCTGCACCTGAGCGCCGCCGGCAACGTCACGTTCACCGTCAACGGCGATCCGATCACCGTCGACGGCAGGCGGGCGAACCGCGGGCGGACCAACGTGCCCCGGCTGCTCACCGACCAGAGCACCTACGACCGCACAGTCCTGTACGACACCTTCGACGTCACCCCGCTGCTGGCGGCCGGCCGGGAGAACGTGCTGGCCGCCGAACTCGGGCGCGGCTGGTACGGCGTGACCACCCCGCAGGAGTGGTACTGGCAGCTCGCCCCCTACGTCGGCCGGCCCCGGCTGCGCGCGAAGCTCGTCGTCACCCACACCGACGGCTCAACCACCACCCTCGTCACCGACCAGGACTGGGTCGGCGCGGACGGGCCCACCACCTTCGACTCCGTCTACTCGGGCGAGAAGTACGACGCCCGGCGCGCGGACCAGCTGGGGGAGTGGCGCTCGCCCGGCTACCGCACCGGCCGCGACTGGCGAGCGGCCACCGTCCTGATCCCGCCCGGCAGTTGCTCCGGCCCCTCGCCCAAGTACCACGGTGCGCTCCCCGCCACTACGATCCCCGACGGCTTCAAGCCCGCCGTCCTGCGCGCCCACGAGGCGGAGCCGGTGCTCGTCAGCCAGACGCTGCGCCCGGTCTCGATCACCGAGACCGCTCCCGGCTCGGGAATCTGGGTCCTGGACTACGGCCAGATCCTCACGGGCCTCGTCGGCCTGACGCTCACCGGCATACGCCCCGACAAGGAGGGCCTGACCCTGCGCCTGCGCGGTGGCAACCGCATCAGCGGCGGCGACGGCACGGCCGCCTCCCCGCTGTCGGTCGAGGAGGAGAACTTCCAGCACGACGCCAACCTCCAGACGCACTACTACACCCTCGGCAGGCGGCCGACACAGACCTGGGAACAGCAGTTCAGCCACTTCGGCTTCCGCTACCTGGAAGTGATGAACCTCGAGGCGGTTCTCGGGCGAGCTCCCGACCTGAAGCGCGACGCGGATCTGCTGACCGTCGGCGTCGCCCGCACCGGTTTCGCCCGCACCGGCACCTTCACCACGGACAACGCCCTGCTCAACCGCCTCCAGCGCAACCTGGAGTGGGCCGAGCAGAACAACCTGGTGCAGAAGCCCACCGACACCCCGTCCCGGGAGAAGAACGGCTGGACGGGCGACGCCATGGCCAGCTCCGAGTCCGAATCCCTCACCTGGGACGTCAACGCCGTCTTCACCAACTGGCTGCGTCACTTCCCCGACAACCAGATCTCCACCGGACAGCTGCCCATGGTCGTCCCCCTCGGCAAGGGCGGATTCGGCTACGACCACACCCCCGGCTGGAACGCCGCATGGAAGGCGGTGCCCGCCTGGGACTCGGCGTACTTCGTCATGCCGAGGGAGCTGTACACGTACTACGGCAACAGCAGCCTGTTCGCCGAGCTCTACGACCACCAGGACACGCTCCTGAAGTACTACGAGACCCTGTTCACACCCGAGAACGACTACAAGTTCGAAGCCTCCCTCGGCGCCTACTCCGGCGCGGAGAGCCCCGGCAGCAACGCCGTCATCAGCCTCGCCTTCTACATCCATTTCTGCGACTACATGGACGAGGTGGGACGCGCACTCGGCCGCACCGGCCGCGCCGCCCACTATGCGAAGTTGGCGCGAACTCTGCGCAAGGCGTTCATCGCGAACTATTGGGACGCGTCCAAGGGCTGCTTCATCCAGGGCAGCGTCTCCAGCGAGAACGCCATGGCCATCGCCTTCGACCTGGTGCCCGGTTCGGACCTGAAGCCGGACGACCCTCGCCACCTCGCGGGCACGAAGACGGTGGAGGAGAACAAGGAGGCCCTCGCGAAGCTGCTCGCCGACCGGATGGTCGCCGCGGACCAGCACATCCAGAACGACATGTACGGCTCGCGCTACGAGTTCAACATCCTCAGCGAGTACGGCTACACGGATGTGGCGTTGAAGGCCGTCACCCAGACCGGCCAGCCCGGCTACGTCCACCAGATCGCCAAGGGCGCCACCTCACTGTGGGAACAGTGGACCGACCGCCTCTCGGTCAACCACCACTACCGCTCCAACGTGGCCACCTGGTTCTACCAGAGCCTGGCCGGCATCAAGCCGACCTCGACCGCCTACGAGACGCTGCGCATCCGCCCGTACATCCCCGCGGCCGCGGTCAACAGCCGGGTCCCGAAGGACACGCAGGACACCGACCTGTCACCGGCGACCCTCGACCACGTCAGCGCCTCGATCGACACCGTGCGGGGCACGGTGTCCTCGGAGTGGCGCCGCCGCCCGGACGGCAGGATCGACCTCGCGGTCACCCTCCCGTACAACACCGACGCCGAGATCTGGGTCCCCACCCAGGACAAGCCCGTCACCGCGCCCCGGGGCGTCACCTTCGTCCGGGACGACACCTCGGGCGGCGCGGCCTACAAGGTCTACCGGGCCCGGGCGGGCCGGTACCGCTTCAACGCCGCGTGA
- a CDS encoding MarR family winged helix-turn-helix transcriptional regulator — MTGISEAHLSQGVDQVAAGLVACLPTLNRYLKQSIDGQLPYPKLPERQLALLQYVAEHDGVTVHKAADALRMMPNNVSALVTRLTDAGLLERRQDDTDKRVAHLCVTAKARRRIGEVETIAAAQFAAALRTLTDGDLDALGSALGALEALTRRLRDHSA; from the coding sequence ATGACCGGAATCAGTGAGGCTCACCTGAGCCAGGGCGTCGACCAGGTGGCCGCAGGCCTCGTGGCGTGCCTGCCCACGCTGAACCGGTACCTCAAGCAGAGCATCGACGGGCAACTGCCCTATCCCAAACTCCCCGAGCGGCAGTTGGCCCTGCTCCAGTACGTCGCCGAGCACGACGGCGTGACCGTCCACAAGGCGGCCGACGCGCTGCGGATGATGCCGAACAACGTCAGCGCCCTGGTCACCCGCCTCACCGACGCGGGCCTGCTGGAACGGCGTCAGGACGACACCGACAAGCGCGTCGCGCACCTGTGCGTCACCGCCAAGGCGCGCCGGCGCATCGGCGAGGTCGAGACCATCGCGGCGGCGCAGTTCGCGGCCGCGCTGCGTACGCTCACCGACGGCGACCTCGATGCCCTCGGCTCGGCGCTCGGCGCCCTCGAGGCTCTCACCCGGCGCCTGCGCGACCACTCCGCCTGA
- a CDS encoding LysR substrate-binding domain-containing protein — MDLRHLRYFVAVAEERHFGRAAERLHMAQPPLSTQIRQLEAELGVELLHRTTRRVDLTEAGRAYLERARGILADVDEAAHHARLVAAGSVGHLAIGCVGSATYSLLPALSRRLTEELPGVDFAFRGEMLAPDQVEALRTGAIDVALLRPVAADLSLTVHTLRRDRLVVAVPVDHPLARRKRLRAADLAGADLIVHSADRRSVMYDVVLGLLRDAGVEPHIRHEVGETSTLVTLVAGGLGVAVVPEPVTALALDGVAYRPLSGADARVELAVAHRADRSEPHLARTVGIIQAMF; from the coding sequence ATGGATCTGCGCCACCTGCGGTACTTCGTGGCAGTGGCCGAGGAGCGCCACTTCGGTCGCGCCGCCGAGCGGCTCCACATGGCCCAGCCGCCGCTCTCCACGCAGATCCGCCAGCTCGAGGCAGAGCTCGGCGTCGAGCTGCTCCACCGCACCACACGCCGCGTCGACCTCACCGAGGCCGGCCGGGCCTACCTCGAGCGGGCGCGCGGAATCCTCGCCGACGTCGACGAGGCCGCCCACCACGCACGGCTGGTCGCCGCCGGCTCGGTGGGTCACCTCGCGATCGGGTGCGTGGGCTCGGCGACGTACAGCCTGCTGCCCGCGCTCTCGCGGCGGCTCACGGAGGAGCTTCCCGGCGTCGACTTCGCCTTCCGCGGCGAGATGCTCGCGCCCGACCAGGTCGAGGCGCTGCGCACCGGCGCGATCGACGTCGCGCTCCTGCGCCCGGTGGCAGCCGACCTCTCCCTCACCGTGCACACGCTGCGCCGGGACCGGCTCGTCGTCGCCGTACCGGTCGACCACCCCCTCGCCCGCCGGAAACGGTTGCGGGCAGCGGACCTGGCCGGTGCCGACCTGATCGTGCACTCCGCCGACCGCAGGTCGGTGATGTACGACGTCGTGCTGGGCCTCCTGCGCGACGCCGGCGTCGAGCCGCACATCCGCCACGAGGTCGGCGAGACCTCGACCCTGGTCACGCTCGTGGCCGGCGGTCTCGGCGTCGCCGTCGTGCCCGAGCCCGTGACAGCGTTGGCGCTCGACGGCGTCGCCTATCGACCGCTGTCCGGGGCCGACGCACGCGTGGAGCTGGCCGTCGCCCACCGCGCGGACCGCTCCGAGCCGCACCTGGCGCGCACCGTGGGGATCATCCAGGCGATGTTCTGA
- a CDS encoding 3-oxoacid CoA-transferase subunit A codes for MSRAEIVESADAAVAGIEDGSTVLVGGFGLAGMPFDLIDALIRQGAKDLTIVSNNAGNGEVGLAALLAAGRVRKVLCSFPRQADSWVFDGLYRAGKIELEVVPQGNLAERMRAAGAGIGAFYCPTAVGTPLAEGKEVREIDGRKYLLEYPIRGDYALIGAHVADAMGNLVYRKTARNFGPVMATAATTTIVQVDEVVEPGKLDPEAVVTPSIYVDRVVQVAARHYTVQGAR; via the coding sequence GTGAGCCGGGCGGAGATCGTCGAGAGCGCGGATGCGGCGGTCGCCGGTATCGAGGACGGCTCCACGGTTCTCGTCGGCGGCTTCGGGTTGGCCGGGATGCCGTTCGACCTGATCGACGCGCTCATCCGGCAGGGCGCGAAGGACCTCACGATCGTGTCCAACAACGCCGGCAACGGTGAGGTCGGGCTGGCCGCGCTGCTGGCCGCCGGCCGGGTGCGCAAGGTGCTCTGCTCCTTTCCGCGCCAGGCCGACTCCTGGGTCTTCGACGGCCTCTACCGCGCGGGGAAGATCGAGCTCGAGGTGGTGCCGCAGGGCAACCTCGCCGAGCGGATGCGCGCGGCCGGTGCCGGTATCGGCGCGTTCTACTGCCCGACCGCGGTCGGCACGCCGCTGGCCGAGGGCAAGGAGGTGCGGGAGATCGACGGCCGGAAGTACCTGCTGGAATACCCCATCAGGGGCGACTACGCGCTGATCGGCGCGCACGTCGCGGACGCGATGGGCAACCTCGTCTACCGCAAGACCGCCCGCAACTTCGGACCGGTCATGGCCACGGCCGCGACGACGACCATCGTCCAGGTCGACGAGGTCGTCGAGCCCGGAAAGCTCGACCCCGAGGCCGTCGTCACCCCGTCCATCTACGTCGACCGGGTCGTCCAGGTGGCGGCCCGCCACTACACCGTGCAGGGGGCCCGATGA
- a CDS encoding thiolase family protein: MSAFLYAATRTPFGRFNGALAGVRPDDLAAAAIISTLARVPGLDPAAIDDVVWGNANGAGEENRNVGRMAALLAGLPVSVPGTTVNRLCGSSLDAAMTASRTIESGDAEVVLTGGVESMTRAPWVLPKSAKPFPVGDVTAVSTTLGWRLVNPRMPKEWTVSLGEANEQLQERFGISRERQDEFAARSHQLAHAAWESGFYDDLVVPVEGVDLARDEGIRAGSTPEVLAGLKPVFRTAEQGGTITAGNASPLNDGASAVLLGSEKAAATIGADPIARIAGRGVMALEPQAFGYAPVEAAGRALARAGIGWDRVGAVELNEAFAVQSLACLDAWKVDPAIVNQKGGAIAIGHPLGASGGRVLATLAKVLRETRQRYGVAAICIGVGQGLAVVLENCDVTETAQ, encoded by the coding sequence ATGAGCGCATTCCTGTACGCCGCGACGCGAACGCCGTTCGGCCGTTTCAACGGCGCGCTGGCCGGCGTCCGCCCCGACGACCTCGCCGCCGCCGCGATCATCTCGACGCTCGCCCGGGTGCCGGGCCTGGACCCTGCCGCGATCGACGACGTGGTGTGGGGCAACGCCAACGGCGCCGGTGAGGAGAACCGCAACGTCGGTCGCATGGCGGCGCTGCTCGCCGGGCTTCCGGTGAGCGTGCCCGGCACCACGGTCAACCGGCTGTGCGGTTCGAGCCTCGACGCGGCGATGACGGCCAGTCGCACGATCGAGTCCGGCGACGCCGAGGTGGTGCTGACCGGCGGTGTGGAGTCGATGACGCGTGCGCCGTGGGTGCTGCCCAAGTCGGCGAAACCGTTCCCGGTCGGCGATGTCACCGCGGTCTCGACCACGCTCGGCTGGCGGCTGGTCAACCCGCGGATGCCCAAGGAGTGGACCGTCAGCCTCGGCGAGGCCAACGAGCAGCTCCAGGAGCGCTTCGGGATCTCCCGCGAGCGACAGGACGAGTTCGCCGCCCGATCCCACCAACTCGCCCACGCAGCATGGGAGTCGGGCTTCTACGACGACCTGGTGGTGCCGGTCGAAGGTGTCGACCTGGCCCGCGACGAGGGCATCCGGGCCGGGTCCACGCCGGAGGTGCTGGCCGGGCTCAAGCCGGTGTTCCGTACGGCGGAGCAGGGCGGCACCATCACGGCGGGCAACGCCAGCCCGCTCAACGACGGTGCCTCCGCGGTGCTGTTGGGCAGCGAGAAGGCCGCGGCCACGATCGGGGCCGACCCGATCGCCCGTATCGCCGGCCGCGGTGTGATGGCGCTGGAGCCGCAGGCCTTCGGCTACGCCCCGGTCGAGGCCGCGGGCCGTGCGCTGGCCCGAGCCGGCATCGGCTGGGACCGGGTAGGCGCGGTCGAGCTCAACGAGGCCTTCGCCGTGCAGTCGCTGGCCTGCCTCGACGCGTGGAAGGTCGACCCCGCCATCGTCAACCAGAAGGGCGGCGCCATCGCGATCGGGCACCCGCTGGGCGCCTCGGGTGGCCGCGTCCTCGCCACGCTGGCCAAGGTGCTGCGCGAGACGAGGCAGCGTTACGGCGTCGCCGCGATCTGTATCGGGGTAGGCCAGGGGCTGGCCGTCGTCCTGGAGAACTGCGACGTCACGGAGACGGCCCAGTGA
- a CDS encoding 3-oxoacid CoA-transferase subunit B — MTTTSSGQAHADHRLSMDDLAAVIARDIPAGSFVNLGIGQPTKIADHLPAGSGVVLHTENGMLNMGPKAEGDAVDPDLTNAGKVPVTELPGAAYFHHADSFAMMRGGHLDVCVLGAYQVAFDGDLANWTTGKPDDIPAVGGAMDLAIGAKDVYVMMTLFTRSGESKLVPQCTYPLTGVGCVSRVYTDHGVFDVGPDGVKIRETYGVSAHELAERLGITLS, encoded by the coding sequence ATGACCACCACATCAAGCGGTCAGGCGCACGCCGACCACCGGCTCTCGATGGATGACCTGGCCGCCGTCATCGCACGTGACATCCCGGCCGGCTCCTTCGTCAACCTCGGTATCGGGCAGCCCACCAAGATCGCCGACCATCTGCCCGCCGGCTCCGGGGTGGTACTGCACACCGAGAACGGCATGCTCAACATGGGCCCCAAGGCCGAGGGCGACGCCGTCGACCCCGATCTGACCAATGCCGGCAAGGTCCCGGTGACCGAACTGCCGGGGGCGGCGTACTTCCACCACGCCGACTCCTTCGCGATGATGCGCGGCGGGCACCTCGATGTCTGCGTCCTCGGGGCCTACCAGGTCGCCTTCGACGGCGACCTCGCCAACTGGACCACCGGCAAGCCCGACGACATCCCTGCCGTCGGCGGCGCGATGGACCTCGCCATCGGCGCCAAGGACGTCTACGTGATGATGACGCTCTTCACCCGCTCCGGTGAGTCGAAGCTCGTGCCGCAGTGCACCTACCCGCTCACCGGCGTCGGCTGCGTCAGCCGCGTCTACACCGACCACGGCGTCTTCGACGTCGGCCCCGACGGCGTGAAGATCCGGGAGACCTACGGCGTCAGCGCCCATGAGCTGGCGGAGCGACTCGGCATCACGCTGTCTTAG
- a CDS encoding MFS transporter, protein MSVTAVSTASTPVSDPPPRGLRANPWLTLLAVGLGLFMVGLDGSVVSIANAEIARDLNATTAELQWVTNSYLLALAAALILGGKLGDRLGRRTVYLVGVVGFTVASVAIGLAGSVEGVIAFRAVQGLFGALLMPNTLALLRAVFPPKKFGMAVGIWAMISSVSTALGPIVGGLLVEHVNWESVFYINAPIGVIALVFGLVVLPQSRNEAAASEKFDVPGVVLLALGLLAVVFGVVKGETWGWTSAGTLGAIVGGVVVLVLFGWYETRVAHPLLPMRLFRNPALTIGTFVTALNFFVLLGAIFFVMLYLQNVRGFTPVESGVRTLPLSLASMVASPLGAKLTEKFGPRLTMPLGMVLQAGAAFTMLAWSADSSYATMWPPFVALGLGVGIVMSASSDAIVGNAPVQDGGIAGGLQATSLQVGGALGTSVLVSLISSRVGSTLTDSLTDAGVPHSAAARFEEAKDAVAMGVAPVSDAMPAQLRAAVVEGSHTAFMNGVHTAVLVTGVLALVGAALAAFGLRGREDGHGENDAKGPSPTAAAVPSSGGLPVSGHVIGAESAPVPRAAVTLISPGGQQVGRVVAHPDGSYTVDAPGAGSYVLIASAEGYQPQASTVVVGDEPVSYDILLSGTSGLLGTVRSADRRKPVAGAMVVAADVRGDVLAAGETDTDGTFSFAELVPGELTLAVTAAGYRPVALPVEIAAQGVTRTELELSPGLRVQGTVRAAGRSLNDARVTLIDAAGNVVATATTGEDGGYAFTDLDGGEYTVMAAGYPPKADNVTVHGSGVESHDIELSHLSE, encoded by the coding sequence ATGTCTGTCACCGCTGTCTCCACAGCGTCCACTCCCGTATCCGACCCCCCTCCCCGCGGTCTTCGCGCCAACCCCTGGCTGACGTTGCTCGCCGTCGGGCTCGGCCTGTTCATGGTCGGCCTCGACGGCTCCGTCGTCTCGATCGCCAACGCCGAGATCGCCCGCGACCTGAACGCCACCACCGCGGAACTGCAGTGGGTCACCAACTCCTACCTGCTCGCCCTCGCCGCCGCCCTCATCCTCGGCGGCAAGCTCGGCGACCGCCTCGGGCGCCGTACCGTCTACCTCGTCGGCGTCGTCGGATTCACCGTCGCGTCCGTCGCGATCGGCCTCGCCGGCTCGGTCGAGGGCGTCATCGCCTTCCGGGCCGTGCAGGGTCTCTTCGGTGCGCTGCTCATGCCCAACACCCTCGCGCTGCTGCGTGCCGTGTTCCCGCCGAAGAAGTTCGGCATGGCGGTCGGCATCTGGGCGATGATCTCGTCCGTCTCCACCGCGCTCGGCCCGATCGTCGGCGGACTGCTCGTCGAGCACGTCAACTGGGAGTCCGTCTTCTACATCAACGCCCCCATCGGCGTCATCGCCCTCGTCTTCGGTCTCGTGGTGCTGCCGCAGTCCAGGAACGAGGCGGCCGCGAGCGAGAAGTTCGACGTGCCCGGCGTCGTGCTGCTCGCGCTCGGACTGCTCGCCGTCGTCTTCGGTGTCGTCAAGGGCGAGACGTGGGGCTGGACTTCGGCCGGCACGCTCGGCGCGATCGTCGGCGGTGTCGTCGTCCTGGTCCTCTTCGGCTGGTACGAGACCCGCGTAGCGCACCCCCTCCTCCCCATGCGGCTGTTCCGCAACCCGGCCCTGACCATCGGTACGTTCGTCACCGCGCTGAACTTCTTCGTCCTGCTCGGCGCGATCTTCTTCGTGATGCTGTACCTGCAGAACGTACGCGGCTTCACGCCCGTCGAGTCCGGTGTGCGCACACTGCCGCTCAGCCTCGCCTCCATGGTGGCCTCGCCGCTCGGCGCGAAGCTCACCGAGAAGTTCGGCCCGCGCCTGACCATGCCGCTCGGGATGGTGCTCCAGGCCGGCGCCGCGTTCACGATGCTCGCGTGGAGCGCCGACTCGTCGTACGCCACCATGTGGCCGCCGTTCGTCGCGCTCGGTCTCGGCGTCGGCATCGTGATGTCCGCGTCCTCCGACGCGATCGTCGGCAACGCGCCCGTTCAGGACGGTGGCATCGCGGGTGGCCTCCAGGCCACCTCGCTCCAGGTCGGCGGAGCGCTCGGCACCTCGGTGCTCGTCTCGCTCATCAGCAGCCGCGTCGGTTCCACACTCACCGACTCACTGACCGACGCCGGCGTGCCCCACTCGGCTGCCGCTCGCTTCGAGGAGGCGAAGGACGCGGTCGCGATGGGCGTCGCCCCGGTCTCCGACGCGATGCCCGCACAGCTCAGGGCGGCCGTGGTGGAGGGCAGCCACACCGCCTTCATGAACGGCGTCCACACCGCCGTCCTGGTCACCGGCGTCCTCGCCCTCGTGGGCGCCGCCCTCGCGGCGTTCGGCCTCCGGGGCCGGGAGGACGGGCACGGCGAGAACGACGCGAAGGGGCCGAGCCCGACCGCTGCCGCGGTCCCGTCCTCCGGCGGCCTCCCGGTCAGCGGTCACGTCATCGGTGCCGAGTCGGCACCCGTGCCGCGGGCGGCCGTCACCCTGATCTCGCCGGGCGGTCAGCAGGTCGGCCGCGTGGTGGCCCACCCGGACGGTTCCTACACCGTGGACGCGCCGGGCGCGGGAAGCTACGTGCTCATCGCCTCCGCCGAGGGCTATCAGCCACAGGCGTCCACGGTCGTGGTCGGCGACGAGCCGGTCTCGTACGACATCCTGCTCTCCGGCACCAGCGGCCTGCTCGGCACGGTCAGGTCGGCCGACCGCAGGAAGCCGGTCGCCGGCGCCATGGTGGTCGCGGCCGACGTACGGGGCGACGTGCTCGCCGCCGGGGAGACCGACACGGACGGCACCTTCAGCTTCGCCGAACTGGTGCCCGGCGAGCTGACCCTCGCGGTGACCGCGGCCGGCTACCGGCCGGTCGCGCTGCCCGTCGAGATCGCCGCGCAGGGCGTCACCAGGACCGAGCTCGAACTGTCCCCCGGCTTGCGGGTGCAGGGCACGGTCCGAGCCGCGGGCCGGTCGCTGAACGACGCGCGGGTCACGCTCATCGACGCGGCCGGCAACGTGGTGGCCACCGCGACCACCGGCGAGGACGGCGGCTACGCCTTCACCGACCTGGACGGCGGCGAGTACACGGTCATGGCGGCCGGCTATCCGCCGAAGGCCGACAACGTGACCGTGCACGGCTCGGGTGTGGAGAGCCACGACATCGAGCTCTCCCACCTGAGCGAGTGA
- a CDS encoding SDR family oxidoreductase — MPADVSGVVAFLASDDAAFIAGQIVVADGGSTRR, encoded by the coding sequence ATGCCGGCCGACGTCTCGGGCGTCGTGGCGTTCCTCGCCTCCGACGACGCCGCGTTCATCGCGGGGCAGATCGTCGTCGCGGACGGCGGAAGCACGCGCCGCTGA
- a CDS encoding nuclear transport factor 2 family protein: MTQTTETVVDRYITLVDRAVHEPEALKELEAVFAPEATVQFGELPPVTGLADITEFYRRFYSDMADSKHVWTTTVLDEGTIEVRFIAAWRTTDGRLGSQGGIERVTVDADGLIRELRVLSLESDNA; this comes from the coding sequence ATGACTCAGACGACCGAGACGGTGGTCGATCGCTACATCACGCTCGTTGACCGTGCGGTGCACGAGCCCGAAGCCCTGAAGGAACTTGAGGCGGTGTTCGCGCCGGAGGCCACCGTGCAGTTCGGCGAACTCCCTCCGGTGACCGGCCTGGCCGACATCACGGAGTTCTACCGACGCTTCTACTCGGACATGGCCGACAGCAAGCATGTGTGGACCACCACGGTGCTCGACGAAGGAACGATCGAGGTCCGCTTCATAGCGGCCTGGCGCACCACCGATGGCCGGCTCGGGTCCCAGGGCGGCATCGAGCGCGTGACCGTCGACGCGGACGGGCTGATCAGGGAGCTGCGGGTGCTCAGCTTGGAGAGCGACAACGCCTGA